catccgacggtcgctacccacagcctcccatctcatcgttggatccacctaccatcgtcacatcctacggatcagctcgccaaacatcgaatcagatgttcccgcttcacaccctagcaccgatgcctatactaccacccaaacacctccttcttcccaaaacttcatctccttcacccgacagttgcagagctctgcaactccaccacctcccctctctgccgctgtcacttccgtcaccaccaccagttccatcactgccactactatctcttcaccgacaacacccccatatccctagcctagttattttcttctcctcacaacctctgaaaccctaggttttggggtgagtaaaataactcgaaattaggggacaataggagcagaggaagagcatcaaggactagaggaggcatgggtcgagcagattttgggagtttgtaagttaaattttgtgtaatttaaaaaaaccctaattttctgatttggggatttacaaTTAGGGTTAGTGTTCTGGTATAAATTGTACACTGTGTAACATTGTGAGGAAAGAGGGAGGAGACCCAAGTTTAATTTCAGTAAGAATTTTctctatcaattggtttttgttctgtgttctgtccctgtagcttttctccatgtataataaccctcttagtatcatgttaggctctctaactatgaactaaacatcttaactggggctaagatgaaacccttagcctgaatgctaatttgtgtgctgatgtgctgctgtttatgccaagataattgtgtaagatgaatttttgttgatgaatacatgttgctttcacctagaatgtcaagcatcctaggtagttagaattcctctatgtttgttcactgactctacattgcttgttattgtgtttgattagttgtgctttaaacagacaactaatgcttgccttgatttagtgattggaggtaatttatctattcaaagaaACTAAAGTAGTTCATTGGTTCACAtgctagtatgggctgagaggtgaattctcaaccctagtttccattcatctgattcaccataTCCTTATTACTGTTCAGAAATTTTCCCCTCCTCATTTGCTTGTTCATCTTCAGTTCTCTGTGTAACTTTGCTTCaatctcaatgattgaattagtgtaatgtCCTGCCTCCAAGTCTGCTATTCAGTTAATGTGAATGATTGGTATCAATGATCAATGATTAGTGCTCCAGAAataaatgttaatgttaatgattcagttaatgtaaatgattagtagttagtgattaatgcttcaggaataaagactgtgttgaatttgatgctaacctgaagtcaatgcattgaatgttaataactgttagtggaaatttaatgcttgttctgttacttctgtttaataaatgctaattctgtgtaatgattgggaagttaataactgctaatgattagttctgttgaatgctaatgattagttctgtttaatgtcacaataagaaagatcacacttgctcccccttgtccctgtggaactgacctgtgctggccctgtgttgcttgccgacactgtgcacttgcagtagaatttttaggacTACATTTCTAGCCCCAACATAGGCTGAGAAGGATGAAGGATTGGAGTTGAACCAGAGAATTTTGTTGGGGGTCAACAATCTCCAGTGCCCGGGGCGCATCCTTTTGTGTCATCTATGCGAATGACTCGGAGCCGAACTCGTAGTGTCAGCCAAGGAACTCGAAGTATGACTTGCCAGAATCAGAAGTAAATAAATATGGTTTTCTTCAATCTACAAGCCATGGAACTCTAagaaagtaattatgttttgttGTTCTAGTACTAGCCAAGAGAGGGTGAGGTGTTATTGGTTGTTTTCTATTTATACTATTTTGGACTATGTTTAGTTGATGGATATTGTAAGGATGTTTGTGATTGATGGGTACTGTTAAATTTATGGTATTTGGTTTATCTTGATCATGTATGTGATgaggttgttgttgatgatgtgaaTGGTGTTGTTGTTTATAGTGGATCTGAGAGTGACTGATTAGGAATTCGATATAATCCGGCAAGTAATTAGAATTTGGTTTCAGGGGTATGAGTAGGTGATAGGATTTCAGGGCTTTCACATGTGAAAACTTTTTGAAGATATGAACAATAGGATATATGGATACAGATATAAAATGATAGGTCTGACTGCTAGTGACAGATAACTTGTATTTGATTTGATTAGGTCTAGCTATCAGAGAACTGACTTTTCCCATGGAAAAGCAGTGATTGGCATCAGTAAAATTGGTGATGATGTTATcattataagaagaacatgtgATATCATCCATTCTTGGAGATTCTGAGATGCTTGTAGTACTAGTAATTTCTGCAAAACTTGTAATACTTGTAAACTTTGTAATTTCTGTGACTCTTGAGACTCCTATGATATTTTCCTTAGGTGAATTGAGGCAGTTGCAGTTGCATAGGTGATTTTGAGCAAAATGCTCCATATGGATTAGGATTGAGGGTACAGAAGAAATATCTAGTACCAGGTAAAGGGATCGGCAATGAGAATCATAGAAGTCGATGAAGAAAGTAGAGATTCGGTTACATTCCGGAGGAGTCCGATGAAAGAAACTAACCGTTATGTCACAAGAAGACAGAGATCACGACTAGAAGATGCCGGAAGAAGAAATTCACGAAAAGATGAGAAAAAGAGCCGCACAGATGAGAGAGAATCATTATAATAAAGTCATCACCTAAACCGTCACATCTGATATTATGTACCTCTTTATGGTTCAATTATTAGCTTTATTACTTGTTTTATACATATTTTAGCATGAATGGTATGAGACGTGGAGTTAGAAAACAACAACTACACTAAGAAAAGTAGAAAACCCTCTTGTTATCTGTCATTTTCTTCTCCATGGACACTGTCAATTAATCCTATAGATGATGTCCGTATACATGCTCGacgtttctcctttttttttttttttttttttttttttttttggttttttgacACATTTGGGTGCATCTTTGAGGACACTCGTTGATAATAATTATTCTATGATTATCAGTGACGCCATATAGAATATGCTTGCAAGATAGGGTTTCTTCTAAAACAAAATACACAAGTGATCGAAATTAGCTGTCCTAGTTGTTGCTCGATGTTCCATCATCAACTAGACATGTCAAAGAATAGGGACACATGACAATGGCATGCAACTATATACAATTCCACTAATCTCCGGTGCACTGAATCAGCACCCATAACAAATCCACAGCGCCACTAATCCCTGTCATTAACATTTGTTAAACATAGCCGTTgggaaattaattaataaaagaaaaaccaACAAATCAACTAAACTCGGGATTATCGGGGAATACAGTTGTACAGTAGGTCCGGATTAGCATGACGTTAAAGTCACAACACGTCTAGTCACCGGCTACACCCGGTCACACGCCAACCAATTGTGTTCTTTGTCCGTTATTATTATTCCTTTCACacaaaccgaaaaccctagaaaaggaGAAAGATAGAAGAAAGAGTCCACAGAGCGAGCGATAGATAGAGACAATGGAGAGAAAAACAGAGCTTCACGTTTAGAAGGTCATCAGTTCATCAACACACTCAAGAGAAAACCCACACaccctttttcttctttctttccttcttcGGTGGAAATTGAAAATCAGTGAGAATTAATGGAGAATTCTGGAGTCGGGATGAGCAGAGGAGGAAGCGGAGAAGTATTGGAGCCATTAAGTGAAGAAATGGCAGATATTGTGTATGCAAATAATAATCGAGGATGTTGTTTTTGGATTCCGTGTTTAGGTTCAAATAATCGACGATCAGAAACTGATAGATTAGTCTGGTGGGATCGTGATAGAGATAATCGAACGCCTGAAAATCATCACGGTGAAGATAAATGGTGGAAGAAAGGATGGAATGCTATCATGAAAGTAAGAGAATGGTCTGAAATAATGGCAGGTCCCAAATGGAAAACTTTTATACGCCGATTTAATAAGAACGGGAATAACAATAAATCGGGTAAATTCCAGTATGATCCGCTGAGTTATGCACTTAATTTTGATGAAGGTCCAGGGCAAAGTGGTCAATCAGATGAAGATTATGCTTACCGTGATTTCTCTTCGAGGTATGCCGCCATTCCTATCTCTGCTAAATCGTCAATGGATCTCGGTAAAGATGGACCATCTTTTGTTTGATGAGATTAAAATATTCACCGTTTGATTAATATGCGCCTGTGATGCTGAAATGCGCTGGCTGTTTAAAGTGAGCCACTTGTGATCATTGAGAGAGAGATATTCTTTTATTCTTCTACTTGGATTGGAGATGGTGGTTGTGGCTGTGAACTTTGATTTTTTGATGGGGGCAAACAGGTGGCTCTGGTGGggtcttaggtttttttttttgtttcttttcttttaattttgatgatttgttgggtggtggtggaggatttcTTATTTATTTGTATAGAAAAGATACCTGCAAATAAGAAattataggtttttatttttcttaatgaaaattaattaataaaataagatcAATGCAATATGATTATAGCTAGTTGGAAAGACTTGTATTTTACTCctctttttgtttatttttacagaatttttgttttgtcttttccattaATTAAAGAATTGAGTTTAGCTGAAGTTTTAGTgaaaattattttgtttttttatgttCCACATGGAGTGTTTTTGGTACTTTGTTCTTCTGAAGTTATTGCTTTTGTCACTGCATAGCCCACCAAAACTTTGGTGGAAACGGCTCATTTTGACGGAGAAAACAAAAGAGTGAGGTCATAAAACCCTTGCTTACATTAAGTTATctagttgaagtttgcacaattatatccttatggataataattaacgaaattttgaaatgattaatCTCTCAAACTACATCACGGATGTTCGTAaattttataccattgaaaaacattttgaaacacctacgtaacgaatataaacatgcctattaaattatgcatttttttttatatttcttataatcaattaaaagggtaattttagaaatatttccTTATTTAGTGATATAAGTCACTTAATGAtgggataaaattaaaaaccaaatagatcacttaatggtgggacggagggagtatcttaTTGTCCTCACCTCATTCTCACAGAATCACAGAAGAGAAGATAAGTGGCTCAGGCCTCGGTGTTtcttatcagaaaaaaaaaaaaacaaacgcaAAGTGGCTCAGTGTTGAGCCGAGTGGGGTGTGAATGGATCTTCACTTTCTTATTTGGTGTTGTTGCAAGGTGTCCCCTATCCAGAAAAAAGGTGCCAAGTTTACATATACATTTAGATTTGGTAAGGAAAAGTTGAGTCTAGGAAGGGTCTCCGGTGTCTAGGGATAATTTTCGGAGTATCTAAAATGAATAAGCAATACATATGGCATTATTGCTAGATTTGATTTGTCAATTATGAGACCTCTTATTCCGAAGTATCCAAAAATGAATGATCAAAGGATATATATGATATTAAAGTTAGATTTCTTACTTATGAGTATCACGATTCTAATCCCATTCCAATAATACTGTATCAGACTAAGATCGGTAAGAAGCAACGGCAGATGCAGTACACCTGATTTTGTGACTTCTAAGATTAAACTTGTTTTAAGACTGAAAAGGAGTTTTTAGGATAACATAATTGTTTCAGAAAAGGTTTAACAAACTTGCAACACAACCGACATTCCTAAGTATACTACATACTTGAAAAAAAGAGTAAAGCACCTTCAAAAGAAACTTTTACAACACGATCCCCCATGGCCTGTAGTCTTCAACTAAACTTCCCATACTGATAATGTAAGGTGACAAACTCGTAATTTGTACAGTTTCTGATCTGCCACCAATTGCATAGCATCCAATTTATGTTCTGGCAGTTCTCCGTTTTTGCTTTATATCAAGCAACTTATCACCAAAAATCCATGGAAAGCTCAAGAAATTCTTACCATCTGCACAGTAATTTGGGTGATAAGTTACATGATACCATGCTGAGGCCATCTTCTTGTGTTCATGGTTCCTGCAGCTACTGTGGAACCATTCTTTTGCTTCTTTCTGTAAAGTCTTAGTGGAGTCTATGATTCGATCTTTCATATCTGTGTATCTCCTTTTGTCTTTTTGTAAATATGCTGACAAATCCCTCAGATTACCAGTTAGCATCTCTTCTTCAGTTTCTGCTCCATAGTAATCCATCAAACAAATCAGTTTCTCTGCATACATGTTTCTGTGACTTTCAGCAGTTTCTAGGTATTTTTCAAATCCATTCTCTTCGAGATCAGCATCATAAGTATATTGACCTTGACCAACTAATTCCATTGAGTTCTCTTTTCGATCAAGTGTTGCACGGTAGAGTTTTCCTAATACTCCAGAAGAAGGGTACATGGCCCTGTCTTCCCTCTCCATGAAATCTGGATACTCCCTAGGTCTCAACACTCTTGGCATCTCTGCTGGTGCTCCAGTCTTGGCAAAATCAACGGCCATGGAATGAAGAGTTGCTAACTCGAGGCATTTCGAACTCCTGGCTTTTTCTGGTTCACGGTCTGCATGAACCAAGTGTGCAGTGGAGATCATGCCAAGTGTGTCGTTTATCATGTAATCAACAAAGAATTTTTGGATTTCCTGCATATGAGTAGGTGAGAAAAACACCTTGTGAATTGGGTTTTAATGCGTTAAATTTTGATAGTTTATACACATAATGAGGTCCACTAAATATTCACCTCAATAGTAACATCATGATCCATTATGCGAGGTCTACGAGCAATGTAGTCCATTGGTGTATCATTCCGCAACGGGATGAGATTTTCATCCCagcatacaaaatacaagtcaccATCCAGATCACCACCAGAGCATTCATTTGGATGAGGCCTGTAATGAAACACCATTTGTTAGAGAAAACTCTTTTGGCTAAAAATTGTCCTAAGACCTTCCAATTAGGAGTCACGTCATTTATATGGGCTTCTGCTCATTAATCCAAACAGACAATTAGCAATCCACTTGCAAAAATTAGGCATTTTAGGGGTTTTACTTTCCTATTAGTGTTTTCCTTGTGGATGCTCAAGATTGcttcatttatcaaataatgagtTTTGTCTCGGAGACTATGAATCACCTTCTAGCTAAGCTAAGGCAAAATTGACTTGTATAAAATGATTAATTGCTAACTTACTTTGCAATATTTCAATGATGTGAAGCCTATAAGTGTAACTAATTCACGCCTCTCCTACTTAACAAATGGGAGAAATAATGAAGATAAGGAAGAAAGAATATACCTCTCTCCTTTTTGGGGAAAAACTAGACAATCTGTCAAGCCCTTCGCTTCTAATAGTGGTTCATAGACGGCATTGAGCACTCTGATATCACCTGGATGAAGACAAGGATTCTTGGTGACAACCACTTTCCCCACTACTATTGCTGTCTTATCCTTGACCATGTGAAAAAACGGCTGACTACCGCATTGAAGTTCTTCCGCTGTCATGGTCACACGGACATATGCTTGACCATAGTCTAATGTGGCAGTTTCATCCAAGCATCCGATCAAAAGTCGGCCCTTCGGAACAAAGATACGGGATCTACTTCTAATATCCGATAACTGCTGATCTCGATATTCCCTTAGCATCATGAAAAGGTAAGGCTCTGAGCTTGGTTCATAGCCCTGAAGTAACATTTG
Above is a genomic segment from Papaver somniferum cultivar HN1 chromosome 10, ASM357369v1, whole genome shotgun sequence containing:
- the LOC113317012 gene encoding uncharacterized protein LOC113317012, whose amino-acid sequence is MENSGVGMSRGGSGEVLEPLSEEMADIVYANNNRGCCFWIPCLGSNNRRSETDRLVWWDRDRDNRTPENHHGEDKWWKKGWNAIMKVREWSEIMAGPKWKTFIRRFNKNGNNNKSGKFQYDPLSYALNFDEGPGQSGQSDEDYAYRDFSSRYAAIPISAKSSMDLGKDGPSFV